Genomic segment of Dasypus novemcinctus isolate mDasNov1 chromosome 4, mDasNov1.1.hap2, whole genome shotgun sequence:
ACTATCCCaaaggtttgtccatgttgtcatatgcattctgatttcatttcttcttacagctgaatagtattccattgtatgtatataccacattttatttatgcattcatcagttgatggatacttgtgttggttccatattttagcaattgtgaataatgctgctatgaccatcattgtgcaaatgtctgttcatgcccttgctttcacttcttctgaatatattcctagtatcgggattgctgggtcatatggcagttctatattcaattttttgaggtactgccaaactgtcttctacagaggctgcaccattctacattcccaccaatagtgcaggagtgtttctatttctccagatcctctccagcacttgtagctttcttttttttttttaataatgaccattctataaggtatggaatggtatctcactgtaattttgatcatcaatttccctaatagctagtgatgttgaatattttttcatgcgCTTTTTGCCATCTGTATTTTCTCCtaggaaaaatgtctattcaagttttttgcccatttttaattgggttgcttgtcttattgttcagttgtatgatctctttatataacatggatgtCAAACCCTTATTGCATATGGGGCTTCcagttattttctcccaatgagtaggctgccattttactttcttgacaaagtcttttgaggaacaaaagtgtttaattttgatgatgtctcatttatctgttttttcttttgttgcctgagctttgggtataaggtttaagaaactactgcctaccacaagatctcaaaaatattttcctatatttttttccaggagttttatggttgtagcttttatctttgaatctattttgagttaatttttgtgtgaggtgggagatggggtcctctttttttcttttggatatggatatccagttctccccacaccatttgttgaatagactattctggcccagTTGGTTAGggttgacagccttgtcaaaaaaatcacttgaccgtggATGTGTCTATTTCTCAATTCTAGATTCAGTTCCATTATGTCAGTATACATAATActttttttctgaaccatttgagagtaaGCCTTACATGACCCTTTAACCCTGTGCTTAAGtgtgtttaaattttttcaagaATGAGAGCATTCACTTAGAAAACCACAGATtaccaaaatcagaaaatttaacattgatataatactGTTATCTAATCGTCAGGTCTTATTCAAATTTCTTCTATAGTATagtaggtttttttcttttatagactGTTCCCTAATTTTGTCTAATGTTTTCTTATGATTTGATTCAGATAtatagggtttttaaaaaaatatagaaaccaGACGTAAGTGATGGTGTATTCTTTTCAAAGCATGACATCAGAAGGGTTATGATAGCAGTTTGTTCCATTATTGGTAATGGCAGGAAAGGCAAACTGTGTCACCAACAGCAATAGCTCCATGGCTTTAGTTCCTTGAGCATTCATTAATTTAGCATTCAATAGATGTTTGTTGAATACTAAGGTACAGTGATAAAAAGATATAATTACTGCTCTCACGGAGTTTAAAATTTAgtgttagggaagcagacttggcccagtggttagggcgtctgtctaccatatgggaggtctgcggttcaaaccctgggcctccttgacccgtgtggagttggcccatgtgcagtgctgatgcgcacaaggagtgccctgccacacaggggtaacccctgcgtaggggaggcccacgcgcaaggagtgtgccccgtaaggagagccgcccagcgcgaaagaaagtgcagcctgcccaggaatggcactgcatacacagagacctgacacagcaagatgatgcaacaaaaagaaacacagattcccctgccgctgacaacaacagaagtggacaaagaagacgtagcaaatagagaaaacagacaatggcggtaggaggggattaaataaatctaaaaaaaaatttagtgttAGATGTAGATATCAAACAACCACACCAATACTTAATTCCATAGTACCAAGTGACTAAAGGAAAAGTGCAGAGTAGGTTGTGTGCAATAGGGGAGCTAGATCTGGAGTTGGGGCTGGAAATTGGGTACATGGAAGAAAACAGGGGCTTTAAAGTGGTAACCTTTGTGACTGGAAACACATTCCATAGGAGAATGCTAGGGTATCTCAGCTCTGGAGATAGATCAACCTTTTGCAAAGGGTAGTGATATTACTTTCCAAGAGCAAATGAACTTAACCTAGGACAGTTTAACCAGCTTAATCACAGGACAGTCTAGGAACTTGAATTCCAGGAGTTTAAGCAGTTTGCTGataacttatttttttccatctcttaGTTTTACTTTGAACTCAGAAGGCTATAATAGAAGACTAGGTGGCCGTCGCCATAGTAGAGGCAATCCAGAGAGTCCTTTAATGTGGAAGCCTCAAGAACAGGTTGTAACAGAGATGATTTCTGAAGAAGGTGGCAAGGGTCTGAGGCGGCCCCATTGTACTGTGGAGGAGGTAAGGCCTTTTAGTctgattccttttaaaaaatatttcatgaaattttTTAGAGTGGATAATGTGTGTACTATTATACAAAATTCAAAAGATACAAAAGGCTGTACAGTGGCTGtaagttttctgatttttcttctataatttccATGCCTGGCCCGTTTGCCTCTTAGGAAGTAACTATGACACCTGGGAGTATCCTTCCAGAGATATTTGGTACATATGCAATTTAGTAATTTTCAGGCGCAGGTATTTtcattatgagaaagaaataggaaTCGTAATGGGAAGAGATAAGAGTAtagattctttctttttaagtgtCAGAATTATTCtgacttatttcttttttatgctaTAATAACTGTGACAGTGAAGTAAAGGAAGTGAATGGTGTGCATGTctgctttttccttctcctttcagaTCATGGAGAAAAGACTATCTTCTCTTTACTTCCCTCTTGAAGTCTTCACTTATTTCAGGAGATTTAAAAACTAGACCTCTTTCTAGCATTCCCCAGGACCATCAGCTATTGCAATTTGCTAGATGTTTTTCTGAGCCACTTAGTTCagttcattaaagaaataatttaattggCTCCCAGGTACTGTACTGGTTACCAGCAATTCAGAATTGAATAAAATATGGTTCTGTCATCCAGGAGGTTATACATAAATAGTTGTAATTCAGCAACCAGAGGTAGACCTAGTGGGGAATGGATTGGGACATGGGAGGgttcttctttgttgtttttttctgagcTTGGACCCATGTTAAGGCAACAGAGTAGATTCATTGCAGAAATGTCCCCAATTCTGCATTCCTGAAAGATTCTTAAGGAGAGGTATTAAAGTAGGCTTCCAGAGGAAATAATATCCAAGATTATTACTTAAAGTGCCTATGAAACACCCAAGAAGATCTGTCCGTTAGAGTCTTGGATATAGATGATGGGGGTTTTGAGAAATAGGTGCAGTTAGAGACACATTTCTGAATCTTCTGCATATTGGTGGTGGTTAGACCAAGGGAGCTAATGAGATTAATCAGGGAGAGAGTATAGTGAGAGAAGAGATGTGAGCAGAATTATTAGCATTTAAGGGCAGGCAGGAAGAGTAATCTGCAGTAGGACTGAGAAGGTAAAAAGAATCAAGATAGTGTTGTGTCTAGGAAGGCCGGCAGGGTGAGATGCTAAAGAGCCATCAGGTAGCATAAGGACTAAAGAAGTGTCCACTGAAGGCGACTGGTGCTTTTGGCGAGACCAGTTCCATTTAGGAATCTACACGTTCTGATATACTGCATGTTCTAAATATGCAAGTGGATAGTTTCTACTGAGTTATTTTTAGATTAACTCACTTCTGGTGCAGAAACTCATCCCATCAAGATTTAGTAGATTACATTAAATGAGTGAAGTGGGCTGGGGAGCACTATGTCCTATCTAACAGGGACAGCCCTCCATAGCTCCCAGTTGTTTCCAAAGAAGcgaaattttttaatttttttccttctatttataaAGTTGAtaattcagtcttttttttttttttaggaggtgccgggAATTGAACCGGAACCTTGTACATGctaagcaggtgcttaaccactgagctacctcttTTTCGCCAAAGTCATTTTTAAACCTACTGGCAAATAGAACACATCTACGGGCTGTATTTGAACTCTTAGTCTCTGTTTATGACTTAATTATAGATTTAATGTGATAGTGCTTATCTAccatgctttcttttatttagggtgttcaaaaagaggaaagagagaagtacCGAAGGTTATTGGAGCGACTTAAAGAAGGTGGTCATGCAAACTCTGTCCTTCCTGTAACTTCACACCATCATAGGTAAAAATGAGAGAGCAAGATAAATTCTTTGCTAGACATTTTTTTACTTGATTTTGGAGAGAGTTTGCTGGAAAGGGCTTTGTTGAAAAGagagatgaacacagagaactAGCCCTGTAGTCTGCCTGAACATTTTATGTAGTGGTTctaccaaaatgaaaaaaaaattctgttaactTTAAAATCCTTTGGTCAAATAAACTTTTAGTTGAAACGCTGATATAGAAAAGTGTAATCACTGGTTGAGCAGGGGTTCCAGAGGACAGCTAATTTTGTCAACCTCCCCAACACATACACTTCCTGTAatctgtctctctgcctctgtttTCCCCCTTCTTGCCCATCTTGGTCCCTTCCTCTCTccatccttcccttcctctttctcccctcacagtctcttttctgtctctttcttttctttcctccctctcctctctttctctttctctctctgacaCATGGTATATAATCCCTGAGGCATTTTAGTGAATGCATTTTAGCACAATTGGAACCCTCATTTAGAGACAAGAGTAAAGTCACCCCAGGTCATAAGAAGTTTTCCATTTAAGACTGCTTGTTAATTAAATACTCCGTAATGGTTTGAGCAAATAGATGAGAATGACAGAAGAAACTGATGTCTGGCTTTATATTTACCTGTGAAGACAGGACGAAGCATATGTAAGTTGAGGATTGAGGTCCAAGTGATGATTTAATGAGTGGTGTGGGAATACACAGAGATCCCAGAAATCATGTCACAGCACAAGTCAAATTGACTTGTTGAATGTACAAATAATAAAGAATGATGTTAACTTcgattgtaaaaaaaattttttttaattctcttaatCAGTCAGAATGTTAATGTTTTCTCCATATTGACCAGCCACTGTTATAAGCAGGAGTCTGCTTAATGAATTGTTGGGTTTTGTCATGTCAGGAAAATTGTCAAACTGTTTTGTTTATGGCCCtgtttttaatgtattgtttTAGGATCCATCTCAGTATATTGTGTTAAAATTTTCATCTTCTAAACTGAATTTTATCACATTGAGATTTTATCAGTCTTCAGTGTATTGTGACAAGGTGGAGTCTAGTTTTACAGGTAAAGAATATGAAGGTTAGATGACTTAGCTGAAGTATTTGAATCAGGATTAGACTCCTTTTATTCCTTTCCCAGTTATTCTTCCTTTCTGTCATAGTTTGATGTTGCAAGGTAACCAATCAGTAAAACTCCTGTTTGGAGAAACTTGCCCAACAGAGATAGTGACTCTTTGTGGTAGACTTTCTTTTGTATCTGATCTTCCTCACTTTTTGCATTTCTAAGTTCTCAAAGAAGTCAAATGGACACATTAAAGACCAGAGGCTGGGGGGAAGAGCAAAATCACGGAGTCAAAACAACTCAGTTTGTTCCAAAACAATGTGAGTTCCCACATTTAGTCCTGTCTTAATATACTGACCTTAGTTTTGTTAgagtaaagtaaaaaaatgatGTACTAGTGAAAGATGATGTACCAACCTTTACAACATTGTCAGGCCTCAAGGCATTAACTGGGGCTTATTCTGTACCAGGAGTTTAGGGAAAAAGCTGTTTTAAAATGAAGTAGATTCATAAACGGTCTCTTGATTATCATTCCTAGTATTTTGTgtgatagcaaatattttataagCCAAAActaaattccttttgtttctttgtattaatTTACTTCTATTTCCCCATTAAATGACACTAAATGACATCTTAACAAGTGAGTGGTTGTCAGTTTATACTAAAGGTTATATTCAAAGAACAAAGCGATTTATGCATGTTTAAGCATCTTAGTTTGTAAGAAGCCCAGTTATCTTTGGGATTCTTTTTTAGTATTTCAATGTAAGTCAAATTTACATTGAAATGCTCAACTTGGAAACTACCTAAGTTGAAATTGTAGCTATATGATTGATTAATAAAGAgcaaaaaatttacttttttttttaaccatcttCACAGATAGAATTGTTGAAACGAGGGGACCTCTATGTTCAGTGAGAAGTGAAAAGAGGTACATGGTTcagttcattttaaatttttaataaaatatatattttatgtattttcatcttACAAACTGTGTTTATAATTAACTATGTCTGAGGAATTGTCAACTCTTCTGAGCTCTGGTAATGGGTCAGCATTTATGGGTACATAGTTGTCAAGTGCCCCTTTACTCTGAGACATCAGAAGTTGGGAAACCACTTGGATTGAGTGTGCCTGAAGTGGGCATCTCTAGTGGTTGGTATCTCTAATATAGGAACAATTAAGGCATTTCTCATGTCCTAGGATTTTGGAAGAGAGTTAGTTTTAGAGCAGGGTTTGATCAACTGACCTGTGGACTAAATATCTCCTGTCTgcctgttttgtaaataaagttttgttggaatacagccatgtttcatttatttacatattatctGTAGCTGCTTTCATGCTATAGTAGAGAAGATGTGACAGAGATTGTAAGGCCCACAAAACttttcagaaaaagtttgctgacccctggttaTAGGAATTACAATCTAAGACAATATTTGCTTGCAAATATCAAATCTTATTTCTAAAATTAGTCTGACATGTACCAGGCTAAAATTATCCAACAGAAATCTCTAATCCCTCTCTAATTTTTCCTCAGGTGTTCAAAGGGGAAAATATCTGATGTAGAGAAGATAGTGGGAATCAGACTTGAAAATGAAGGTGTAAGTGGAAACCTTAGttaaattttatatgttttactCTTTTAACTGACTTATGTTAAAATTTTGGTGcccttgaaaaataagaaagatggTATATTACTTTGATTTATAATTCCACtggttgggtttttgtttttttgtttgtttgttttaaagcagCAGCCGTTTAAATTGCTGGATTATTTTCATCTCTATGCAGCAACCACCTTGGTTTGTAAATTAAAGTCAGAGAGACCAAGCTAATTTCATCCCAGCCTTTATCTCTGTATTGCATGGGTTCttctggaaaatttttttttttttttttttttgaaaagagaGTAAGGACTTTGTTTTAAGAGACAGGGTTTCAGATTTACTTGAAAATATTAGCAATCTTATGCTTAATTGTATTATACATTTTCTATATAAGAATTGGAATAAGAAGTGTTCCAATGATCTCTATGGCAATACtaacatttttaataatagtGTCAGGGTGTTTGCTAAATACTATGCCTGAAAGAAATTTATtcctaggcggcggacttggcccagtggttagggcatccgtctaccacatgggaggtccgcagttcaaaccccaggcctccttgacccgtgtgcagctggcccacgtgcagtactgatggcgcgcaaggagtgccctgccacacaggggtgtcccgcataggggagccccacgcacaaggagtgcgccccataaggagagctgcccagtgtgaaagaaaagtgcagcctgcccaggaatggcgccacccacatggagagctgacacaagatgacgcaacaagaagaaacacagattcccgtgccgctgacgacaacagaagtggacaaagaacatgcagcaaatagacacagagaacagacaaccggggtggtggggggggagagaaatttaaaaaaaaaaattttttttattcctaacTTAAATGTAAATTTGAAGTTTTAGTGTTTTTCACACTTTTGaatcataaaaatacaaaattttatggTTACCTTGTGTTAAGTATCACTGTGATCAAATTTGTCTTCTCCCACTAGATTTCTTTGTAAGAATTAGTCTTAAGGCTAAGTCATATCTTAAGTCATGGTGTTAAGTCATAAAGCTTAACTCTTTCCCTTCTCAAGTTTTCCCCATTTCCATTGACTTGAAGTGAAGCTTTTTGTATCTAATTATCATTTATCATATGTGGAGCAAAAGTTGAGAGAACAGGGGAACTAAGCCAGAGAGAAGACAGAGTTAAGGGTATTTGGAACATGGTCACGGTGCCTACATAGAAGATTTTCCTGTCTGGGACAATGAGGAGCACCAACAGCTGCTGGTTTGCTTGGACCAGGAGCCCTAGCAGTTAGCTAGAGTGAAGAGGACTGGCTAGACATGCTGAGACTAGTGTGGTTCTAACAAAACtctatttctaaataaatttccgATTTTGCAATAGTTTGCCTACTATAAATGACTTAAATTTAGTATTCATATTTCTTAGGGTTATGATAGAGAAGAGTTTTATTAGGGTTTCTGGGGTGCTGACTGGATTCTCTTTGTTAACCTGAATGATGATTACATAggttttcattttacaaaaattaattaagcaGTACATTTATGTTTtgcacttttttctttaatatagaattggtttttaaaaaaagtaaaatagaacAAGTTTACTTAGTATAAGCATAGCAGCAATTTATTCTGAGTGATAGGattatgggtcatattttctgctttttaaaatgtttcaaaatgtcTTTTAACCGTATTACTTTTAATTGAGATAGGAGATTTGAAAATACTTCCTTTGTCATCTCTAGGGAAAGTGATGAGTAATCTTTTTCTAGGTTTATAATTTAGGTATCCTGTCAGCTTTAGACCTTGAACTCCTTTTTATTTCCCCATGAAGGGTTATTTGGGAGATGTgctaattctcttttctttcaagatatttcatgtataatttatatttatacatgCAAGTATCAAACATGTCAATAAAACATAGAAACTTTTTTGATCAGAGGAGGGGACACCAGCTGGAGCCTGACCTATCCGAAGAAGTGTCAGCCCGACTCCGCCTGGGCAGTGGAAGCAATGGCTTACTCAGGAGGAAAATGTCAATACTTGAGGCAAAAGAAAAGACTTGCCCAGGCAAAGAGAGGGATAGAAGGACGGATGATCTTCTTGAACTTACAGAGGTATTAACCCTATGTTGATGAGAGTAAGaggcatgttttgttttgtttagcatacttttttcttttaagatacatagatcacacaaaatgttacatataaaaaatataaggcattcccatatatcccactccccataccccccactcctcctacatcaatgacttctttcattaatgtggtatattcattgcatttgatgaatacattttggagcattgctacacagcatggattatagttgacattgagGCATGTTTTTAAGTAACTTCTGTTATTCTAGACTTGAATGGTATGTTTTGAGGGCTTCCTCCAGGCTGAAGTATCTAGGGAAGAATGTATGAAAAAAATCAGGCGCAAGGGCTGTTCAGTCACTTTGGCTACACTAATCATTAGTGATCTGTGAAGGTAGCCTAACGGACCATATGAATGTTCAACACATATGAGTAGACTAAATTGTCATTATCTTGGGATATAATTGCTTCTTTGtagatatttttctgattttcagaTATGTTACATTACGTAGTATTGGCAGTGGGAATGAGTTTGTTGCAGTTTTTCATTTAAGCGATTCTCTTTTACGAAAATGTCTCTTCCATTGATTATTCCATTTGAAAACAGTAAAAACTTATAGAGCACAAAGAAATGATGACagttaaaaattcttatttaaaagTGAACCACATCTTGGCTACTTCTCTGCTGTTGTCTTGGTAGGTGGTAGTCATTCCTATTCAGTGAATGTCTCTTGAGGACTTGATATATGTTGGGCATGGAGGTGGAAAAAGAGATCCATATTTGGAGGGAAGTAATTTCtactgggttttttgtttttttttgtttttgaagatttattttatttatttctctcccctcccccccccaccccattgtcagctctattgtgtccatttgctgtgtattcctctgtgtttgcttgcattctcggcagcactgggaatctgtgtctttttggttgcgtcatcttgctgtgtcagctctctgtgtgtgcggcaccattcctgggcaggctgtgcttttttttttttttcatgtggtgtggctctccttctggggcactctccttgcgcgtggggctcctctacccaggggacactgctgcgtggcatggcactccttgcacgtggcagcactgcacatgggccagctcaccacatggggcaggaggccctgggttcgaaccctggacctcctatatggtaggcagacgctctatcagttgagccacatctgcttccttctacTGGGTTTATATATTCGTTTTTATTGCTTACATATGCATTTTTCTATAAGTATAATTCTTTAGAATAATGAAACCATTTATGCAACAAGGATTCAGTTACTAGACTGCCTTCCTATTTCCCAGTTTCTGCCTGTTTGATTGTATGTGAAAACTGGATAGTATGAACTCTTCGATGTCctaattttgttattttggtGTATTTAAATAAAAGTTAGGTTTAGGAGGAGCAAAGTTGAGCATGATAAGTGTTTCAAAGAAGCAAAGACTAGGAAATTAGAAagtctgggttcaaatcttgtTTCTGCCTTTTAGTAATTATATCACTTGGACAGTGTAAATttcctgagcttcagttttctcttctataaaatgcTGATAATACCTTCCTCACAGTCAAGGATTAGTGATGTATTTAAAGCATCTAGTATTCTGTTTGGCAcatatgctcaataaatagtagcaCATTTTTGAgaatatactttaaatataaatattattatcaAATTATTGTGTCCAGAAGATAGTAATTAaacctacaattttttttttataaccaGTAGTAACACTGCTTTGTAATCTAAGTTTAAGTATTTTCATACTTCAGTTTAATAGGTCTTCAATAGTATATTCTTGTTAAGGGTCAggcaaaaagtttttttttcattttcagtctcaGACTTTCAGTATCTGATGTGACTCTGATTATATTAAAATAGCAACCTCTGGATTTTCTAATTTAGGACatggaaaaagaaatcagtaatgcTCTAGGCCATGGCCCACAGGATGAGATCCTAAGTAGTGCTTTCAAATTGCGAATTACTCGCAGTGATATCCAGACCTTGAAGAACTATCACTGGCTCAATGATGAAGTAAgtggttttctgtgttttttgtttttaatcttaaacCTAAAAAAGATGGGTAATTCTGattgcttatttttatatttatttttctttcttctacatcTGTGCTTTCATCCACCATTTTATTAGCTAATCttcaatgacatttttttttttaattttttttttcagaagttttcgattatataaatgttacatcaaaaatataggggattcccatatggttcaccccctacacacacactttcccacattaacaacatccttcattaggcagtacatttgttataattgatgaacacatattgaaacattgctactaaccatggaaaatagtttgcattatagtttacactctgcctcacacaattttataggatttgacaaaatttataatgtcctatgtccgtcattgcaatgtcagtgACATTTTTATAAAGCCTGGATCCATCTGATAAATGGAAAAAAGCAACAAATGATACCATCTCTcacatgaattattttttttttaaggatttattttttatttatttctctccccttccctgccctcccctccccagttgtctgctctctgtgtccattcccatgtgttcttctgtgtctgcttatattcttgtcaggggcactaggaatctgtgtctctttttgttgcatcatcttgctgcatcagctctccgtgtgtatggcaccactcctgggcaggctgcacttttttcgcgctgggcggttcttacagggcatactccttgcgtgtgaggctctcttacgggggtggggggactcaggcctgcgtggcacagcattccttgcatgcatcagcactgcacgtgggccagctcatcacataggtcaggaggccctgggtttgaaccctgaacctcccatatggtaggtgggtgtgctatccattgagccaaatccccttcccagatgaattcttttttgttaaaagtaattttattggGATATAGTCACAAActatacagttcatccaaagtgtacaatcagtggcttttagtatattcagagttgagCATTTCATCACcaaagtcaattttagaacatttacattactccaaaagaaaaaccccatactccttagcagtcacttctcaatcctTCTTACCTTCCCAGCCCTACCTAACATActccttagcagtcacttctcaatccctcttACCTTCCCAGCCCTacctaatctatttctgtctctatagatttatttatatttacattttatataaatggagtcatacaatacacagtgctttgtgtctggtttctttcaattagcataatgtatgggtttttttttttttaaagatttgtttattttatttatttcccgccctcctcattgtttgtactcactgtcttctctctgtgtctacttgtcttctttttaagaggtcccgggaactgaatctgggacctcc
This window contains:
- the SENP2 gene encoding sentrin-specific protease 2 isoform X1, with the protein product MVTSTCNGTWNVAPSGEVFSNSSSCELTGSGSWNNMLKLGNKSPNGISDYPKIRVTVTRDQPRKVLPSFGFTLNSEGYNRRLGGRRHSRGNPESPLMWKPQEQVVTEMISEEGGKGLRRPHCTVEEGVQKEEREKYRRLLERLKEGGHANSVLPVTSHHHSSQRSQMDTLKTRGWGEEQNHGVKTTQFVPKQYRIVETRGPLCSVRSEKRCSKGKISDVEKIVGIRLENEGRRGHQLEPDLSEEVSARLRLGSGSNGLLRRKMSILEAKEKTCPGKERDRRTDDLLELTEDMEKEISNALGHGPQDEILSSAFKLRITRSDIQTLKNYHWLNDEVINFYMNLLVERNKKQGYPALHAFSTFFYPKLRSGGYQAVKRWTKGVNLFEQEVILVPIHRKVHWSLVVIDLRKKCLKYLDSMGQKGHRICEVLLQYLQDESKTKRNIDLNLLEWTHYSMKPHEIPQQLNGSDCGMFTCKYADYISRDKPITFTQHQMPLFRKKMVWEILHQQLL